From a region of the Enterobacter sp. JBIWA008 genome:
- the setB gene encoding sugar efflux transporter SetB produces the protein MHNTPAAVSPKPFDLTSAAFLIVAFFTGIAGALQTPTLSLFLTNEVHVRPAMVGFFFTGSAIIGILVSQFLAGRSDRKGDRKSLIVFCCLLGVMACILFAWNRNYFILLFVGVFLSSFGSTANPQLFALAREHADHTGREAVMFSSVLRAQVSLAWVIGPPLAYALAMGFGFTVMYLSAAVAFVVCGALVWFFLPSMRKKPKVATGVLEAPRRNRRDALLLFVICTLMWGTNSLYIITMPLFIINELHLSEKLAGIMMGTAAGLEIPTMLIAGYYAKRFGKRFLMRIAAVAGLLFYIGMLTVHTPGLLLALQLLNAIYIGILAGIGMLYFQDLMPGQAGSATTLYTNTTRVGWIIAGSMAGIVAEIWNYHTVFWIALVMCTLTIGCLARIKDV, from the coding sequence ATGCATAACACCCCTGCGGCCGTCTCGCCGAAGCCTTTTGATTTGACCTCAGCGGCCTTCCTGATTGTTGCCTTCTTCACTGGCATAGCCGGTGCGTTACAGACGCCGACGCTGAGCCTATTTCTGACTAATGAGGTTCACGTCCGTCCGGCAATGGTGGGCTTCTTCTTTACCGGAAGCGCCATCATCGGCATCCTGGTTAGCCAGTTTCTGGCAGGGCGATCCGACAGAAAAGGCGATCGTAAAAGCCTGATCGTTTTCTGCTGTCTGCTTGGCGTCATGGCCTGCATTCTGTTTGCCTGGAACCGAAACTATTTCATTCTGCTCTTCGTCGGGGTATTCCTGAGCAGCTTTGGCTCAACGGCGAACCCCCAGCTGTTCGCGCTTGCCCGAGAACACGCCGACCATACCGGACGTGAAGCGGTGATGTTCAGCTCTGTCCTGCGTGCTCAGGTGTCGCTGGCATGGGTGATTGGTCCGCCGCTGGCTTATGCGCTGGCGATGGGTTTTGGCTTTACGGTGATGTACCTGAGTGCGGCTGTCGCATTTGTCGTGTGCGGCGCGCTGGTGTGGTTCTTCCTGCCATCCATGCGCAAAAAGCCCAAAGTGGCAACGGGCGTGCTGGAAGCGCCGCGACGCAACCGACGCGATGCCCTGCTCCTGTTTGTTATCTGCACGCTGATGTGGGGCACCAACAGCCTGTATATCATTACTATGCCGCTGTTTATTATCAATGAGCTGCACCTGTCGGAGAAGCTGGCTGGCATTATGATGGGCACCGCGGCCGGGCTTGAGATCCCGACGATGCTCATCGCAGGCTATTACGCAAAGCGCTTCGGCAAGCGTTTTCTGATGCGCATCGCCGCTGTCGCCGGTCTGCTTTTCTATATCGGTATGCTGACGGTACATACGCCGGGGCTGTTGCTGGCCTTACAGCTGCTGAACGCCATCTATATTGGCATTCTCGCCGGGATAGGCATGCTCTATTTCCAGGATCTGATGCCGGGCCAGGCAGGCTCCGCCACCACCCTTTATACTAATACCACCCGCGTGGGCTGGATTATCGCAGGCTCAATGGCCGGGATCGTTGCCGAAATCTGGAACTATCACACGGTGTTCTGGATTGCGCTGGTGATGTGCACGCTGACGATCGGCTGTCTGGCGAGGATTAAAGACGTTTAA
- the fruB gene encoding fused PTS fructose transporter subunit IIA/HPr protein, producing MFQLSVQDIHPGAQAGDKEEAIRQVAAALVQAGNVAEGYVNGMLAREQQTSTFLGNGIAIPHGTTDTRDQVLKTGVKVYQFPQGVLWGDGQVAYVAIGIAASSDEHLGLLRQLTHVLSDDDVAEQLKSATTAEELRALLMGENQSEALKLDNETLTLDVVASDLVTLQALNAGRLKEAGAADATFVTRVINDKPLNLGQGIWLNDSAEGNLRSAIAVSRAANAFDVEGERAAMLVTVAMNDEQPISVLKRLGDLLLNNKAEKLLNADASTLLALLTSDDAPTEDVQTAEFVVRNEHGLHARPGTMLVNTIKQFESEITVANLDGTGKPANGRSLMKVVALGVKKGHRLRFTAQGADAEQALKAIGDAIAAGLGEGA from the coding sequence ATGTTCCAGTTATCTGTTCAGGATATCCACCCGGGCGCTCAGGCCGGGGATAAAGAAGAGGCTATTCGCCAGGTTGCCGCTGCGCTTGTGCAGGCGGGTAACGTCGCGGAAGGCTATGTAAACGGCATGCTGGCCCGCGAGCAGCAGACCTCAACCTTCCTCGGCAATGGCATTGCCATTCCGCACGGCACAACCGACACCCGCGATCAGGTGCTGAAAACCGGCGTTAAGGTTTATCAGTTCCCGCAGGGCGTGCTCTGGGGCGACGGTCAGGTGGCCTACGTGGCTATCGGCATCGCGGCCAGCAGCGACGAACACTTAGGTCTTCTGCGTCAGCTGACGCATGTCCTGAGCGATGACGATGTGGCTGAACAGCTTAAGTCCGCAACCACAGCTGAAGAGCTGCGCGCCTTGCTGATGGGCGAAAACCAGAGCGAAGCGCTGAAACTGGATAATGAAACGCTGACGCTGGACGTGGTTGCCTCCGATCTGGTGACGCTGCAGGCGCTGAACGCGGGTCGTCTGAAAGAAGCCGGCGCGGCGGATGCCACGTTTGTGACGCGCGTGATTAACGATAAGCCATTGAATCTGGGTCAGGGTATCTGGCTGAACGACAGTGCTGAAGGCAACCTGCGCAGCGCTATCGCCGTGAGCCGCGCGGCCAATGCGTTTGACGTGGAAGGCGAGCGCGCGGCCATGCTGGTGACCGTGGCGATGAACGATGAGCAGCCGATTTCCGTGCTGAAGCGTCTGGGCGATCTGCTGCTGAACAATAAAGCTGAAAAACTGCTGAATGCTGATGCCTCCACCTTGCTGGCACTGCTGACCAGTGATGATGCGCCGACTGAAGACGTGCAGACCGCTGAGTTCGTGGTACGCAATGAGCACGGCCTGCATGCCCGTCCGGGCACCATGCTGGTGAATACCATTAAACAATTCGAGAGTGAGATTACCGTGGCGAATCTTGACGGCACGGGCAAACCGGCCAATGGCCGTAGTCTGATGAAAGTTGTCGCGCTGGGCGTGAAGAAAGGCCACCGTCTGCGTTTCACCGCACAGGGTGCTGATGCTGAACAGGCGCTGAAAGCGATTGGCGATGCCATCGCGGCAGGTCTGGGGGAGGGCGCATAA
- a CDS encoding cupin domain-containing protein produces the protein MTNSIKNIAQTLNLTDALSDVLASVRLTGGFVEAYESDPLPELAFGRHERSMLIVRSGMLLFRCGDVGGGLIELHEGDVVLLAYGSDFTVSHSPLFTERCEWLRGTFYLDERLCEPLLSCLPKVMVLRQITHGAMDWLETASRFILNEIKMPEPGGAVMISRIMELLLIRVLRLWAQDPSAQASWLLGATDPIIGRVLSAMHIAPEKAWSVPELAKIACLSRAAFAARFATLVGQPPLRYLISLRLDKSAEILKRTKHTIAAVAEESGYTSEAAFSRAFKLRFGSSPSRWRQQNILNAI, from the coding sequence ATGACAAATTCAATTAAAAACATTGCACAGACTCTTAACTTGACCGATGCCTTGTCGGATGTGCTTGCATCTGTCCGATTAACAGGTGGATTCGTTGAAGCGTATGAATCGGATCCCTTGCCCGAGCTGGCTTTCGGACGGCATGAGCGATCGATGCTAATAGTCAGAAGTGGAATGCTACTCTTTCGGTGCGGTGACGTCGGGGGAGGCTTAATTGAGTTACATGAAGGAGATGTTGTTCTGCTTGCCTACGGCTCAGATTTTACTGTGTCGCACTCCCCCCTCTTCACAGAAAGATGTGAGTGGTTAAGAGGGACTTTTTACCTTGATGAACGGCTGTGTGAGCCTCTGCTATCCTGCCTGCCGAAGGTTATGGTTTTGCGCCAGATTACACATGGTGCGATGGACTGGCTGGAGACAGCATCACGCTTCATTCTAAATGAAATTAAAATGCCTGAGCCTGGAGGTGCGGTGATGATTTCACGCATCATGGAATTATTGCTAATACGGGTATTAAGGCTTTGGGCACAAGATCCATCAGCACAGGCAAGCTGGCTTCTTGGAGCAACAGACCCCATCATTGGTCGTGTGTTAAGCGCCATGCATATCGCACCAGAGAAAGCCTGGTCCGTGCCCGAACTCGCGAAAATAGCTTGCCTTTCCCGCGCAGCTTTCGCAGCCCGTTTTGCAACGTTGGTCGGCCAGCCCCCGTTACGATATCTGATTAGTTTGCGCCTCGATAAATCCGCAGAGATACTAAAACGGACGAAGCATACCATTGCGGCAGTGGCTGAAGAGTCGGGATATACCTCGGAAGCAGCGTTTAGCCGGGCATTCAAGTTAAGATTTGGCTCCAGCCCCTCACGTTGGCGTCAACAAAATATCCTTAACGCCATATAA
- a CDS encoding recombinase family protein, which translates to MNVRIYCRASTEGQHADRALVSLREFAQSKNWQVAGEYIENASGAKLERVELMRLLAEAQPGDLLLIEAIDRLSRLQHEEWAELKATLNGKGLVIVSLDLPTSWQMVEMSGNDLTSGILRAVNAMLIDILATMARQDYETRRNRQAQGIERAKQAGLYTGKAKDMQAREIVREMLAQNVKPAHIMKAADISRATFYRIRKESLN; encoded by the coding sequence ATGAATGTCCGTATCTATTGCCGTGCATCTACCGAAGGCCAACATGCTGATCGTGCATTAGTTAGCCTGCGCGAATTTGCGCAAAGCAAAAACTGGCAAGTAGCCGGAGAATACATTGAGAATGCAAGTGGTGCGAAGCTGGAGCGCGTGGAACTTATGCGCCTACTTGCGGAAGCACAGCCTGGCGATTTGCTTCTAATTGAAGCGATTGATCGTCTCAGTCGTCTTCAACATGAAGAATGGGCTGAACTTAAAGCTACGCTGAACGGTAAAGGTCTGGTTATTGTGTCATTGGACTTGCCAACAAGCTGGCAGATGGTTGAAATGTCCGGTAACGACCTTACCAGCGGCATTCTTCGCGCAGTCAACGCCATGCTCATCGATATCCTTGCGACAATGGCACGACAGGATTATGAGACCCGGCGTAATCGTCAGGCGCAGGGGATCGAGAGAGCAAAACAGGCAGGTCTGTATACGGGGAAAGCAAAAGATATGCAGGCCCGTGAAATCGTTCGCGAAATGCTGGCACAAAACGTTAAACCAGCACACATTATGAAGGCAGCAGATATCAGTCGTGCCACGTTTTACCGCATCAGGAAGGAGTCACTAAATTAA
- a CDS encoding lysozyme inhibitor LprI family protein, translating into MLTANGKGVWEKAAKDYAQGVLAPVFYNSDSEAPKNNAVTSNVDTHSYKASDDKLNSVWKNLSSDTRKRLLPAQREWIKQKSDCNNEQKCLTDMTNNRIRELESENGK; encoded by the coding sequence ATGTTGACTGCCAATGGGAAAGGTGTGTGGGAAAAAGCAGCTAAAGACTACGCTCAGGGAGTACTTGCACCCGTTTTCTATAACAGCGATAGCGAAGCCCCCAAAAACAATGCAGTAACCTCAAACGTCGATACACACAGTTATAAAGCAAGCGATGATAAACTTAATTCAGTCTGGAAAAATCTTAGCTCTGATACACGTAAACGCTTGCTCCCTGCGCAAAGAGAATGGATAAAGCAAAAGTCTGACTGCAATAATGAACAGAAATGTCTTACCGACATGACGAACAATCGCATTCGTGAACTGGAGTCTGAAAATGGAAAATAA
- a CDS encoding alpha/beta hydrolase: MSKDNTIILVHGFWGGAAHWSKVIQALYQQGYRNVRAIELSLMSFSEDVNRLQKMVSQQEGEVLLVGHSYGGAVITEAGNLPNVAGLVYIAAFAPDKGESPGALTEQIPPEAFSSIAPDNDGYLWINYDKYHESFCQDLSEEDAWVMSVTQKAPLGATFAGTITTPAWRNKPSWYQISSKDRMIHPDNQKVMSARILPRKVITLDSGHASLASQAEAVTKLIVEAVEATS, encoded by the coding sequence ATGTCAAAAGATAATACTATTATTCTCGTTCATGGTTTTTGGGGGGGCGCAGCACACTGGAGTAAGGTTATCCAGGCGCTTTATCAGCAAGGCTATCGGAATGTCCGTGCTATTGAACTGTCCTTAATGTCTTTTTCAGAGGATGTAAATCGCCTACAGAAAATGGTAAGCCAGCAGGAGGGGGAGGTACTTCTTGTTGGGCATTCATACGGTGGCGCTGTTATCACCGAGGCTGGCAATCTCCCTAACGTGGCAGGGCTCGTTTATATTGCAGCCTTTGCCCCGGATAAAGGGGAAAGCCCGGGGGCACTCACCGAGCAGATACCGCCTGAGGCTTTTTCGAGTATCGCACCCGATAACGATGGCTATTTGTGGATTAATTATGACAAATATCACGAAAGTTTTTGCCAGGATTTAAGCGAGGAGGATGCCTGGGTTATGTCCGTGACGCAAAAAGCACCGCTTGGTGCAACATTTGCTGGCACTATTACCACCCCGGCCTGGCGAAACAAACCCTCCTGGTATCAGATCTCAAGCAAAGATCGCATGATCCATCCAGATAATCAGAAAGTCATGTCGGCACGTATTCTGCCTCGTAAGGTTATCACTCTTGATTCTGGCCACGCTTCGCTTGCTTCACAAGCAGAGGCCGTTACTAAATTGATCGTAGAAGCAGTAGAAGCCACGTCATAA
- a CDS encoding recombinase family protein, translating into MKPKLYSYVRFSSVKQREGNSLERQQDTALKIAARYNLELDTTAFHDLGMSAFKGRNAHEGKLSEFIKQIGVKVPVGSWLVVENLDRISRDDAWTALDIFKSILSKGIVVVTGMDEKVYKYADVKNNPTDLIISLLMFTRAHDESLTKKNRVEAQARSLIRYNLTRKAGTPAKAIESVGQNVWWVDTKSGYVTPHPMYFPAAQKIIELKQNGETLLGIQRYLNEHYPAPKKRIYKDQTGQALKPKTEQWGKHLIRTFLNPTVYGQKVFTLDKRDESGVVIYDPDSEHPLKETFVIPDYYPALISEIDYLTLSKLDRHRAVTRSSSKYPEGNPEPEIPLLSGIGILFCGKCGSFMFKSGSNENKYRYICGSKIVQGKPCGKKGFTSYQLEHTILQLIADHVWNNHQEDKTAWYESEIEKASESIDKLLKLATLTDSLEELAEQIRSYKHKKATLEREFQQYKISRSEIQTTGWDQFRNFDIHDTKNPDRKRIRLKIKQAIKRINCYDIDGRHGHFEVTFADEAKQRIVIKFNRNRSPGVSYVEAQTVNDHDLLKMQGFVMHSFIDELISPDKFAQQIKDKHEVSILNPTFITKLEDGVNRDEGNGLAIKVDSTTSKSYATVNGIKYEINSLEDLEKLSQ; encoded by the coding sequence ATGAAACCTAAGCTGTATTCGTACGTGCGTTTTTCATCTGTGAAACAACGGGAAGGTAACTCCCTGGAACGTCAGCAAGATACCGCTCTAAAAATTGCGGCCCGTTATAATCTCGAACTTGATACAACGGCTTTCCATGATCTCGGCATGTCCGCGTTCAAAGGAAGAAATGCTCATGAAGGGAAGCTTTCGGAGTTCATCAAGCAGATTGGGGTTAAAGTTCCTGTTGGTTCGTGGCTAGTAGTCGAAAACCTTGACCGCATTAGCCGTGATGATGCCTGGACAGCTTTGGATATATTCAAGAGCATACTTAGCAAGGGGATAGTTGTTGTTACTGGCATGGATGAAAAGGTCTATAAGTACGCGGACGTAAAGAATAATCCAACCGATTTAATCATTTCATTGTTGATGTTCACACGCGCCCACGACGAATCGTTGACAAAAAAGAATCGGGTTGAAGCCCAAGCCCGTTCGCTGATACGGTACAACCTGACAAGAAAAGCGGGAACGCCAGCAAAAGCAATAGAATCAGTGGGTCAGAATGTCTGGTGGGTAGATACAAAATCAGGATACGTTACCCCACACCCAATGTATTTTCCAGCAGCGCAGAAGATTATAGAACTGAAACAAAACGGTGAAACTCTTCTTGGAATCCAACGATATCTTAACGAACACTACCCAGCCCCTAAAAAGAGGATTTATAAAGACCAGACAGGTCAAGCATTGAAGCCCAAAACGGAACAATGGGGCAAGCATTTAATTCGAACCTTCTTGAATCCTACTGTTTATGGGCAAAAGGTCTTTACGCTGGATAAGCGAGATGAATCAGGTGTCGTTATATACGATCCGGATTCAGAACACCCATTGAAAGAAACATTCGTTATTCCTGATTACTACCCGGCACTGATTTCAGAAATAGACTATCTCACTCTATCAAAACTGGATCGACACCGAGCAGTTACTAGAAGCTCCTCAAAATACCCAGAGGGCAACCCTGAACCCGAAATCCCATTACTATCAGGAATTGGAATTCTTTTCTGCGGGAAGTGTGGATCTTTTATGTTCAAATCAGGTTCAAACGAAAATAAATACCGTTATATCTGTGGTTCAAAGATTGTTCAGGGTAAACCTTGCGGTAAAAAAGGGTTTACATCTTACCAGCTTGAGCACACTATTTTGCAACTAATCGCTGATCACGTCTGGAACAACCATCAAGAAGATAAAACAGCGTGGTATGAATCTGAGATTGAAAAGGCCTCAGAATCTATTGATAAGCTTCTGAAACTGGCAACTTTAACTGACAGTCTCGAAGAACTGGCAGAACAGATTCGTTCGTACAAACATAAAAAAGCGACACTTGAACGAGAATTTCAACAGTACAAAATCAGCCGCTCAGAAATTCAAACTACGGGCTGGGATCAATTTCGAAATTTCGATATTCATGACACAAAGAACCCTGACCGTAAGCGAATTAGGCTAAAGATTAAGCAAGCTATCAAACGTATTAATTGCTATGACATTGATGGGCGGCATGGTCATTTTGAAGTAACCTTCGCCGACGAGGCAAAACAAAGGATAGTGATTAAGTTCAATCGAAACCGATCACCTGGTGTTTCGTATGTAGAAGCACAGACAGTAAACGATCATGACTTATTAAAAATGCAAGGATTTGTAATGCATTCCTTCATTGATGAACTGATTTCGCCTGACAAATTTGCGCAGCAGATTAAGGACAAGCATGAAGTCAGCATTCTAAACCCGACGTTTATAACCAAGCTGGAGGATGGTGTAAACCGAGACGAAGGCAATGGATTGGCTATCAAGGTAGATAGCACTACAAGTAAATCGTATGCAACTGTCAACGGTATTAAATACGAGATTAACTCGCTGGAAGACTTAGAAAAACTTTCACAGTAA
- the fruK gene encoding 1-phosphofructokinase — translation MSRRVATITLNPAYDLVGFCPEIERGEVNLVRTTGLHAAGKGINVAKVLKDLGIDVTVGGFLGKDNQDGFQQLFSELGIANRFQVVQGRTRINVKLTEKDGEVTDLNFSGFEVTPSDWERFVNDSLTWLGQFDMVCVSGSLPSGVSPEAFTDWMTRLRSQCPCIIFDSSRDALVAGLKASPWLVKPNRRELEIWAGRKLPELKDVIDAAHALREQGIAHVVISLGAEGALWVNASGEWIAKPPSMEVVSTVGAGDSMVGGLIYGLLMRESSEHTLRLATAVAALAVSQSNVGITDRTQLAAMMARVDLKPFN, via the coding sequence ATGAGCAGACGTGTTGCGACTATTACGCTGAACCCGGCTTATGACCTGGTAGGATTTTGCCCGGAAATTGAGCGCGGCGAAGTCAACCTCGTGCGTACCACCGGCCTGCATGCCGCGGGTAAAGGGATTAACGTCGCGAAAGTGCTCAAGGATCTCGGTATCGATGTCACCGTGGGCGGATTCCTCGGTAAAGATAACCAGGATGGTTTCCAGCAGCTGTTCAGCGAGCTGGGCATTGCTAACCGTTTTCAGGTTGTTCAGGGCCGAACCCGCATCAACGTCAAGCTGACGGAGAAAGACGGTGAAGTGACCGATCTAAACTTCTCTGGCTTCGAAGTGACGCCGTCTGACTGGGAGCGTTTTGTTAACGACTCGCTGACCTGGCTGGGTCAGTTTGACATGGTCTGCGTCAGCGGCAGCCTGCCGTCTGGCGTGAGCCCGGAAGCCTTTACCGACTGGATGACGCGCCTGCGTAGCCAGTGCCCGTGCATCATTTTTGACAGCAGCCGCGACGCGCTGGTTGCGGGCCTGAAAGCCTCGCCGTGGCTGGTGAAGCCGAATCGTCGCGAGCTGGAGATCTGGGCGGGTCGTAAGCTGCCAGAATTAAAAGATGTGATTGACGCTGCCCATGCGCTACGCGAGCAGGGTATCGCTCACGTGGTTATCTCTCTTGGTGCAGAAGGCGCGCTGTGGGTTAACGCGTCTGGCGAATGGATCGCCAAACCGCCGTCAATGGAAGTTGTGAGTACCGTTGGCGCAGGGGATTCCATGGTTGGCGGCCTGATTTATGGTCTGCTGATGCGGGAATCCAGTGAACATACCTTACGTCTTGCCACTGCCGTTGCTGCCCTGGCCGTCAGCCAGAGCAATGTCGGTATTACCGATCGTACCCAGTTAGCCGCGATGATGGCGCGCGTTGACTTAAAACCTTTTAACTAA
- the fruA gene encoding PTS fructose transporter subunit IIBC, producing the protein MKTLLIIDSGLGQARAYMAKTLLGAAANKAHIEMIDNPGDAELVIVLGDNIPADSALNGKKVWLGDINRAVAHPELFLSEAKGHASVYSAPVATAPAAATGPKRIVAVTACPTGVAHTFMAAEAIETEAKKRGWWVKVETRGSVGAGNAITPEEVAEADLVIVAADIEVDLAKFAGKPMYRTSTGLALKKTSQEFDKALVEAKPYQATGARQTATEGKKESAGAYRHLLTGVSYMLPMVVAGGLCIALSFAFGITAFKEQGTLAAALMQIGGGSAFALMVPVLAGFIAFSIADRPGLTPGLIGGMLAVSTGSGFIGGIIAGFLAGYVAKLISSKLKLPQSMEALKPILIIPLISSLVVGLAMIYLIGKPVAGILAGLTHWLQTMGTANAVLLGAILGGMMCTDMGGPVNKAAYAFGVGLLSTQTFAPMAAIMAAGMVPPLALGLATIIARRKFDKAQQEGGKAALVLGLCFITEGAIPFAARDPMRVLPCCIAGGAVTGAISMAIGAKLMAPHGGLFVLLIPGAITPVLGYLLAIVAGTLVAGLSYAVLKRPEAETVAKAA; encoded by the coding sequence ATGAAAACGCTGCTGATCATTGACTCCGGTCTCGGACAGGCTCGCGCCTATATGGCGAAGACCTTGCTGGGAGCGGCGGCGAACAAAGCACATATCGAGATGATTGATAACCCGGGCGATGCCGAACTGGTTATTGTTCTGGGCGACAACATCCCGGCTGACAGTGCGCTGAACGGCAAAAAAGTGTGGCTGGGCGATATTAATCGCGCGGTTGCACATCCGGAACTGTTCCTGAGCGAAGCGAAAGGGCACGCGTCTGTCTACAGCGCGCCAGTCGCGACGGCACCGGCTGCGGCCACGGGTCCGAAACGCATTGTTGCGGTGACGGCCTGCCCGACGGGCGTGGCTCACACCTTTATGGCGGCTGAAGCCATTGAAACCGAAGCGAAAAAACGCGGCTGGTGGGTTAAAGTTGAAACGCGTGGCTCCGTCGGTGCCGGCAACGCTATCACCCCAGAAGAAGTGGCTGAGGCCGATCTGGTGATCGTGGCGGCGGATATCGAAGTGGACCTGGCGAAATTTGCCGGTAAGCCAATGTACCGTACGTCTACCGGCCTGGCGCTGAAAAAGACGTCGCAGGAGTTTGATAAAGCGCTGGTGGAAGCGAAGCCGTATCAGGCAACCGGCGCGCGTCAAACCGCGACGGAAGGTAAGAAAGAGTCTGCAGGCGCATATCGCCATCTGTTGACCGGTGTGTCTTACATGCTGCCAATGGTGGTTGCGGGTGGTCTGTGTATCGCTCTCTCGTTCGCATTCGGTATTACCGCGTTTAAAGAGCAAGGCACGCTGGCCGCTGCGTTAATGCAGATTGGCGGCGGATCCGCGTTCGCACTGATGGTGCCCGTTCTGGCAGGCTTTATTGCCTTCTCCATCGCTGACCGTCCTGGCCTGACGCCGGGTCTTATTGGCGGTATGCTGGCCGTGAGCACAGGCTCCGGCTTTATCGGCGGTATCATTGCGGGCTTCCTGGCCGGTTACGTCGCGAAACTCATCAGCTCGAAGCTCAAGCTGCCGCAGAGTATGGAAGCGCTGAAACCGATTCTGATCATCCCGCTGATTTCCAGCCTGGTGGTCGGTCTGGCGATGATTTACCTGATTGGTAAGCCGGTTGCGGGCATCCTGGCGGGTCTGACCCACTGGCTGCAAACCATGGGTACCGCGAACGCGGTTCTGCTGGGTGCAATCCTCGGTGGCATGATGTGTACCGACATGGGTGGTCCGGTGAACAAAGCGGCGTACGCCTTTGGTGTTGGCCTGCTGAGTACCCAGACCTTCGCGCCAATGGCGGCCATCATGGCGGCGGGTATGGTGCCTCCTCTGGCGCTCGGCCTGGCGACGATTATTGCCCGTCGTAAGTTCGATAAAGCGCAGCAGGAAGGCGGTAAAGCTGCGCTGGTGCTGGGTCTGTGCTTCATCACCGAAGGTGCGATTCCGTTCGCGGCTCGTGACCCAATGCGTGTACTGCCGTGCTGTATCGCGGGTGGCGCGGTAACGGGTGCAATCTCCATGGCGATTGGCGCGAAGCTGATGGCACCACACGGCGGTCTGTTTGTCCTGCTGATCCCTGGCGCCATCACGCCGGTGCTGGGCTACCTGCTGGCAATCGTTGCCGGTACGCTGGTGGCGGGTCTGTCTTACGCGGTGCTGAAACGTCCTGAAGCGGAAACTGTGGCGAAAGCAGCGTAA
- the nfo gene encoding deoxyribonuclease IV → MKYVGAHVSAAGGLANAAIRAAEIEATAFALFTKNQRQWRAAPLTADVIDDFKAACEKYHYGPGQILPHDSYLINLGHPVEEALEKSREAFLDEVQRCEQLGLTLLNFHPGSHLMQIDEDACLARIAESINITLDKTKGVTAVIENTAGQGSNLGFRFEHLAAIIDGVEDKSRVGVCIDTCHAFAAGYDLRTTEATKNTFDEFERIVGFKYLRGMHLNDAKSAFGSRVDRHHSLGEGNIGHDAFRFIMQDARFDGIPMVLETINPDIWAEEIAWLKAQQTAEQAA, encoded by the coding sequence ATGAAATATGTTGGAGCGCACGTCAGCGCTGCTGGTGGCCTTGCGAATGCCGCCATTCGTGCCGCCGAAATTGAGGCGACCGCTTTCGCCCTGTTCACCAAAAACCAGCGCCAGTGGCGCGCCGCGCCGCTCACCGCTGACGTGATTGATGATTTCAAAGCCGCCTGTGAGAAGTACCACTACGGGCCCGGCCAGATCCTCCCCCACGACAGCTACCTGATCAACCTCGGTCACCCGGTTGAAGAGGCGCTGGAAAAATCCCGCGAGGCGTTTCTTGATGAAGTACAGCGCTGCGAACAGCTGGGGCTGACGCTGCTGAACTTCCATCCGGGTAGCCATCTGATGCAAATCGATGAAGATGCCTGCCTGGCGCGCATTGCCGAGTCCATCAACATCACGCTGGACAAGACCAAAGGCGTCACCGCGGTGATTGAGAATACCGCCGGTCAGGGCAGCAATCTCGGCTTCAGGTTCGAACATCTGGCGGCGATCATCGACGGCGTGGAGGATAAATCCCGCGTTGGCGTGTGCATTGATACCTGCCACGCGTTTGCCGCCGGCTATGACCTGCGTACAACCGAGGCAACCAAAAACACGTTCGATGAGTTCGAGCGCATTGTTGGCTTTAAGTACCTGCGCGGAATGCACTTAAACGATGCGAAAAGCGCCTTTGGCAGCCGCGTTGACCGCCACCACAGCCTGGGCGAAGGCAACATTGGCCACGATGCGTTTCGGTTTATTATGCAGGACGCCCGCTTCGACGGTATTCCGATGGTGCTGGAAACCATTAATCCGGATATCTGGGCAGAAGAGATTGCATGGCTGAAGGCGCAGCAAACCGCTGAACAGGCGGCATAA